Proteins encoded within one genomic window of Triticum aestivum cultivar Chinese Spring chromosome 2D, IWGSC CS RefSeq v2.1, whole genome shotgun sequence:
- the LOC123054700 gene encoding disease resistance protein RPM1, which translates to MAEAVLLAVTKIGCILGDEVIKAIISELSVKVTNLKELPVKVEQIRKQLTMMSNVIMQIDTVYLIDKGVKNWIGEVRNVAYHVEDVMDKYSYHILKHREQSRLKKILKIKDYAVFSQIADEVVVVEEEIEQVIKLKERWLQPFQLVPDPLTEMERRWSQDSFPEFVKDQDLVGIEENRILLTRWLDTEETENNVITVSGMGGLGKSTLVSNVYEREKIKFPANAWIVVSQIYTVDALLRKILWKIGYTEKPLSAGMDKMDIYDMKKEIEKRLENRKYLIVLDDVWEPEVYFQISDAFPNLQGSRIIITTRKDHVAGISSPTRHLELLPLSNPDAFKLFCRKAFHNMKDHTCPEDLETTATSIVEKCHGLPLAIVTIGSMLSSRQKLDVYKQTYNQLGHELSNNDHVRAILNLSYHDLSDDLRNCFLYCSLFPEDYPMSRDTLVRLWVAEGFVPSKGKNTPEMVAEGNLMELVHRNMLEVVEYDELGRVSLCKMHDIMRELASSVAKEERFASTDDYDTMMDIRRLSSCEWKEDTALKAKLSHLRTVVSVIPSSPDMLSSILSASNYLTVLELQDSEITEVPKSIGSQFNLRYIGLRRTKVKALPDTIEHLSRLHTLDIKQTKIEKLPRGLFKIKKLQHLFADRFVDEKQVEFRYFNGMQAPKELSNLQELQTLETVESSNDLAEQLKKLMQLRSLWIDNISAAECANLFATLSNMPLLSSLLLCARDENEALCFEALQPRSTDLHKLIIRGKWAKGTLNCPIFLKHGTHLKYLALSGCHLVEDPLEMLARHMPNLTYLRLNNMHGASTLALSANSFPNLKTLILRCMHDVSELNISEDALPCVEGLYIISLPKLDKVPQGIESLRSLKKLTLQCLHTDFRSQWDTNGMHQKTLHVPEVRV; encoded by the coding sequence ATGGCCGAGGCTGTACTTCTTGCTGTGACGAAGATTGGTTGCATTTTAGGAGATGAAGTCATCAAGGCCATCATATCTGAGCTCTCCGTAAAAGTTACTAATCTGAAGGAACTGCCGGTAAAGGTTGAGCAAATAAGAAAGCAACTGACTATGATGAGTAATGTAATAATGCAGATAGATACTGTATACCTCATTGACAAAGGTGTCAAGAATTGGATTGGGGAAGTCCGCAACGTGGCCTACCATGTTGAAGATGTAATGgataaatattcataccacatacTTAAACATAGGGAACAAAGTCGCCTGAAGAAAATATTGAAAATAAAAGATTATGCAGTTTTCAGTCAAATTGCGGATGAGGTAGTTGTGGTAGAGGAGGAGATTGAGCAAGTTATAAAGTTGAAAGAACGGTGGTTGCAACCCTTCCAGCTTGTCCCTGACCCACTTACTGAGATGGAAAGACGGTGGTCCCAGGACAGCTTCCCTGAATTTGTCAAAGATCAAGATCTAGTAGGAATTGAAGAAAACAGGATATTGCTGACCAGATGGCTGGACACCGAAGAGACGGAGAACAATGTGATAACAGTATCAGGCATGGGCGGGTTGGGAAAATCTACATTGGTTTCAAATGTTTATGAACGGGAAAAGATCAAGTTCCCTGCAAATGCATGGATCGTTGTGTCACAAATTTACACTGTTGATGCTCTGTTGAGGAAGATACTATGGAAGATTGGATACACCGAAAAACCATTGTCAGCAGGCATGGACAAAATGGACATATATGACATGAAAAAGGAAATAGAGAAGAGACTTGAAAATAGAAAATATCTGATTGTACTGGATGATGTCTGGGAGCCAGAGGTATACTTCCAAATATCTGATGCTTTCCCGAATCTCCAAGGAAGCCGCATCATCATTACGACACGGAAGGACCATGTTGCAGGAATTTCTTCTCCGACCCGTCACCTTGAGCTCCTGCCATTGAGTAATCCTGATGCATTTAAGCTCTTCTGTAGAAAGGCTTTTCACAACATGAAGGATCACACATGCCCCGAGGATCTCGAGACAACTGCTACTTCTATTGTTGAAAAGTGTCATGGCCTGCCTCTAGCAATTGTTACCATTGGCAGCATGTTGTCTTCAAGACAAAAATTAGATGTTTATAAACAAACGTACAATCAGCTTGGACACGAGTTGTCAAACAATGATCATGTCCGAGCAATTTTAAATCTGAGCTACCATGACCTTTCAGACGATCTCAGAAACTGCTTCTTGTACTGCAGTCTCTTCCCTGAAGACTACCCCATGTCACGTGACACCCTTGTGAGGCTGTGGGTTGCGGAAGGCTTTGTGCCGAGTAAGGGAAAGAACACGCCAGAGATGGTAGCTGAGGGAAATCTCATGGAGCTGGTCCACCGCAATATGCTTGAGGTGGTGGAGTATGATGAGCTTGGCAGGGTCAGCCTCTGTAAGATGCATGATATTATGCGTGAACTGGCTAGTTCTGTTGCTAAAGAAGAGAGATTTGCTTCAACAGATGATTACGACACAATGATGGATATTCGTCGTCTGTCATCATGTGAATGGAAAGAGGACACTGCACTGAAAGCTAAACTTTCACATCTTCGAACAGTAGTGTCAGTAATTCCATCCTCGCCTGACATGCTATCATCAATTTTATCTGCATCGAACTACCTTACTGTTCTTGAGCTGCAAGACTCTGAAATAACTGAAGTGCCAAAATCGATTGGGTCTCAGTTCAATCTGCGTTACATCGGGTTACGGCGCACCAAGGTCAAGGCACTTCCGGACACTATTGAGCATTTGTCTCGCCTCCACACCCTCGACATCAAGCAAACCAAAATAGAGAAGCTACCACGAGGGCTTTTCAAGATCAAGAAGCTGCAACATCTTTTCGCCGATAGATTTGTTGATGAGAAGCAGGTGGAGTTTCGGTACTTTAATGGAATGCAAGCACCTAAAGAGCTGTCCAACTTGCAAGAACTGCAAACTCTTGAGACCGTGGAATCCAGCAATGACTTGGCCGAGCAGCTGAAGAAACTGATGCAACTAAGAAGTTTGTGGATTGATAACATTAGTGCCGCTGAGTGTGCAAATCTGTTTGCTACCCTTTCGAATATGCCACTTCTTTCAAGCTTGCTTCTTTGTGCAAGGGATGAGAATGAGGCACTTTGCTTTGAGGCTCTCCAACCAAGGTCTACAGATCTACACAAGTTGATTATCAGAGGGAAATGGGCCAAGGGGACACTAAATTGCCCGATATTTCTCAAGCATGGGACACATCTCAAGTATCTAGCTCTAAGCGGGTGTCACCTTGTGGAAGATCCACTGGAGATGCTCGCCCGGCACATGCCAAACCTAACGTATCTGAGACTTAACAACATGCATGGTGCAAGCACTCTGGCTCTTTCTGCAAATTCCTTTCCAAACCTGAAGACACTTATCTTAAGGTGCATGCATGATGTCAGTGAGCTAAACATCAGTGAGGACGCTCTTCCATGCGTTGAAGGTCTGTATATTATCTCGCTGCCGAAGCTTGACAAGGTCCCTCAAGGCATTGAATCCCTTCGCTCCCTTAAGAAGCTCACACTGCAGTGCTTGCACACGGATTTCAGAAGCCAATGGGACACTAACGGAATGCATCAGAAGACACTGCATGTTCCAGAGGTTCGTGTCTAG